The following are encoded in a window of Chlorocebus sabaeus isolate Y175 chromosome 10, mChlSab1.0.hap1, whole genome shotgun sequence genomic DNA:
- the FKBP7 gene encoding peptidyl-prolyl cis-trans isomerase FKBP7 isoform X3, whose protein sequence is MPETMHFLFRFIVFFYLWGLFTAQRQKKEESTEEVKIEVLHRPENCSKTSKKGDLLNAHYDGYLAKDGSKFYCSRTQNEGHPKWFVLGVGQVIKGLDIAMMDMCPGEKRKVVIPPSFAYGKEGHDKPLFAKGI, encoded by the exons ATGCCAGAAACCATGCATTTCTTATTCagattcattgttttcttttatctatgGGGCCTTTTTACTGCtcagagacaaaagaaagaggagagcaCCGAAGAAGTGAAAATAGAAGTTTTGCATCGTCCAGAAAACTGCTCTAAGACAAGCAAGAAGGGAGACCTACTAAATGCCCATTATGACGGCTACCTGGCTAAAGACGGGTCGAAATTCTACTGCAG ccgGACACAAAATGAAGGCCACCCCAAATGGTTTGTTCTTGGTGTTGGGCAAGTGATAAAAGGCCTAGACATTGCTATGATGGATATGTGCCCTGGAGAAAAGCGAAAAGTAGTTATACCCCCTTCATTTGCATATGGAAAGGAAGGCCATG ATAAACCTCTATTTGCAAAGGGAATTTGA
- the FKBP7 gene encoding peptidyl-prolyl cis-trans isomerase FKBP7 isoform X2: MPETMHFLFRFIVFFYLWGLFTAQRQKKEESTEEVKIEVLHRPENCSKTSKKGDLLNAHYDGYLAKDGSKFYCSRTQNEGHPKWFVLGVGQVIKGLDIAMMDMCPGEKRKVVIPPSFAYGKEGHEGKIPPDATLIFEIELYAVTKGPRSIETFKQIDTDNDRQLSKAEINLYLQREFEKDEKPRDKSYQDAVLEDIFKKNDHDGDGFISPKEYNVYQHDEL, encoded by the exons ATGCCAGAAACCATGCATTTCTTATTCagattcattgttttcttttatctatgGGGCCTTTTTACTGCtcagagacaaaagaaagaggagagcaCCGAAGAAGTGAAAATAGAAGTTTTGCATCGTCCAGAAAACTGCTCTAAGACAAGCAAGAAGGGAGACCTACTAAATGCCCATTATGACGGCTACCTGGCTAAAGACGGGTCGAAATTCTACTGCAG ccgGACACAAAATGAAGGCCACCCCAAATGGTTTGTTCTTGGTGTTGGGCAAGTGATAAAAGGCCTAGACATTGCTATGATGGATATGTGCCCTGGAGAAAAGCGAAAAGTAGTTATACCCCCTTCATTTGCATATGGAAAGGAAGGCCATG AAGGCAAGATTCCACCTGATGCTACATTGATTTTTGAGATTGAACTTTATGCTGTGACCAAAGGACCACGGAGCATTGAGACATTTAAACAGATAGACACGGACAATGACAGGCAACTCTCTAAAGCCGAG ATAAACCTCTATTTGCAAAGGGAATTTGAAAAAGATGAGAAGCCACGTGACAAGTCATATCAGGATGCAGttttagaagatatttttaagAAGAATGACCATGATGGTGATGGCTTCATTTCTCCCAAGGAATACAATGTATACCAACACGATGAACTATAG
- the PLEKHA3 gene encoding pleckstrin homology domain-containing family A member 3 — protein MEGVLYKWTNYLTGWQPRWFVLDNGILSYYDSQDDVCKGSKGSIKMAVCEIKVHSADNTRMELIIPGEQHFYMKAVNAAERQRWLVALGSSKACLTDTRTKKEKEISETSESLKTKMSELRLYCDLLMQQVHTIQEFVHHDENHSSPSAENMNEASSLLSATCNTFITTLEECVKIANAKFKPEMFQLPHPDPLVSPVSPSPVQMMKRSVSHPGSCSSERSSHSIKEPVSTLHRLSQRRRRTYSDTDSCNDIPLEDPDRPVHCSKNTLNGDLASATIPEESRLMAKKKSESEDTLPSFSS, from the exons ATGGAGGGGGTTTTGTACAAGTGGACCAACTATCTCACAG GTTGGCAGCCTCGTTGGTTTGTTTTAGATAATGGAATCTTATCCTACTATGATTCACAGGATGATGTTTGCAAAGGGAGCAAAGGAAGCATAAAGATGGCAGTTTGTGAAATTAAAG TTCATTCAGCAGACAACACAAGAATGGAATTAATCATTCCCGGAGAGCAGCATTTCTACATGAAGGCAGTGAATGCAGCTGAAAGACAGAGGTGGCTGGTCGCTCTGGGGAGCTCCAAAGCATGTTTGACTGATACAaggactaaaaaagaaaaag AAATAAGTGAAACCAGTGAATCGCTGAAAACCAAAATGTCTGAACTTCGCCTCTACTGTGACCTCTTAATGCAGCAAGTTCATACAATACAGGAATTTGTTCACCATGATGAGAATCATTCATCTCCTAGTGCAGAG AACATGAATGAAGCCTCTTCTCTGCTTAGTGCCACGTGTAACACGTTCATCACAACACTCGAGGAATGTGTGAAGATAGCCAATGCCAAGTTTAAACCTGAGATGTTTCAACTGCCCCATCCGGATCCCTTAGTTTCTCCTGTGTCACCTTCTCCTGTTCAAATG aTGAAGCGTTCTGTCAGCCACCCTGGTTCTTGCAGTTCAGAGAG GAGTAGCCACTCTATAAAAGAACCAGTATCTACACTTCACCGACTCTCCCAGCGACGCCGAAGAACCTACTCAGATACAGATTCTTGTAATGATATTCCTCTTGAAGACCCAGATA GACCTGTTCACTGTTCAAAAAATACACTTAATGGAGATTTGGCATCAGCAACCATTCCTGAAGAAAGCAGACTTATGgccaaaaaaaaatctgaatcgGAAGATACTCTTCCATCCTTCTCTTCCTGA
- the FKBP7 gene encoding peptidyl-prolyl cis-trans isomerase FKBP7 isoform X1, with protein sequence MPETMHFLFRFIVFFYLWGLFTAQRQKKEESTEEVKIEVLHRPENCSKTSKKGDLLNAHYDGYLAKDGSKFYCSRTQNEGHPKWFVLGVGQVIKGLDIAMMDMCPGEKRKVVIPPSFAYGKEGHAEGKIPPDATLIFEIELYAVTKGPRSIETFKQIDTDNDRQLSKAEINLYLQREFEKDEKPRDKSYQDAVLEDIFKKNDHDGDGFISPKEYNVYQHDEL encoded by the exons ATGCCAGAAACCATGCATTTCTTATTCagattcattgttttcttttatctatgGGGCCTTTTTACTGCtcagagacaaaagaaagaggagagcaCCGAAGAAGTGAAAATAGAAGTTTTGCATCGTCCAGAAAACTGCTCTAAGACAAGCAAGAAGGGAGACCTACTAAATGCCCATTATGACGGCTACCTGGCTAAAGACGGGTCGAAATTCTACTGCAG ccgGACACAAAATGAAGGCCACCCCAAATGGTTTGTTCTTGGTGTTGGGCAAGTGATAAAAGGCCTAGACATTGCTATGATGGATATGTGCCCTGGAGAAAAGCGAAAAGTAGTTATACCCCCTTCATTTGCATATGGAAAGGAAGGCCATG CAGAAGGCAAGATTCCACCTGATGCTACATTGATTTTTGAGATTGAACTTTATGCTGTGACCAAAGGACCACGGAGCATTGAGACATTTAAACAGATAGACACGGACAATGACAGGCAACTCTCTAAAGCCGAG ATAAACCTCTATTTGCAAAGGGAATTTGAAAAAGATGAGAAGCCACGTGACAAGTCATATCAGGATGCAGttttagaagatatttttaagAAGAATGACCATGATGGTGATGGCTTCATTTCTCCCAAGGAATACAATGTATACCAACACGATGAACTATAG